The genomic DNA GGTTCGATCATGAGCGCGGCCGAGGCCATCCGGTCCTTCCTCGACGCGTTCGGCGTCCCCGGGCAGCGCATCCCCGCGGGCCTCGACGCACAGGCCGCGCTGTACCGCAGCCTCCTCGCCGACCGGCGCGTCCTCATCGTGCTGGACAACGCCCGGGACACCGAGCACGTCCGCCCCCTGCTGCCCGGCGCCCCCGGCTGCCTGGTCGTCGTCACCAGCCGCAACCAGCTCTACGGCCTGGTGGCCGGCGAGGGCGCGCACTCGCTGACGCTGGACGTGCTCACCGAGACGGAGGCGCGCGAGTTCCTGTCCCGCCGGCTGGGCGCCGAACGGATCGAGAACGAACCCGACGCCGTCGCGGAGATCATCACCCTGTGCGGCCGGCTCCCCCTGGCGCTGGCCGTCGTCAGCGCCCGCGCCGTCGTGTACCCGGCCTTTCCGCTCGCGTCCATCGCCGCCGAACTCTCCGACAGCGAGGACAGTCTCGACGCCTTCGCCGGAGAGGCCCCCGCCGCGGACGCCCGCAGCGCGTTCTCCTGGTCGTACCAACTCCTCAGTCCCGCCGCCGCCCGGGTGTTCCGCCTGTTCGCCCTGCACCCGGGACCCGACTGCTCGCTCGCCGCCGCCGCGAGCCTCGTCGGACTGCGGGTCGGCCAAGTCCGGCCGGTCATGGCCGAGTTGGCCCGGGCACACCTGATCTCCGAACCGCTGCCCGGCCGTTACGGCTGTCATGAACTGCTGCGCGCCTACGCCGCCGAGCTGGGCCGGACCCAGGACACCGCGCAGGAGCTGGACACGGCCCGGCGCCGTATGCTCGACCACTACCTGCACAGCGCGCACGCGGCCGACAGCCTGCTGATGCCCACCCGGGACCGCGTCCAACTGCGGCCCCACGCGGCCGGGGTGACCGTCCCGCGACTGCCCGACCGGGCGGCGGCGGCCGCGTGGCTGGAGGCCAACCGCTCCGTCCTGCTCGCCGCGATCGAGCAGGACGCCCGGCACGGCGGCGGCGAGCACAGTTGGCAGTTGGCCTCCGTCCTGGAACTGCATCTGGACCGGGGCGGCCGCTGGCCCGAGCAACTCGACGCGCAGACAACGGCCGTTGAGGCGGCCCAGCGCCTGGGCGACATACCCGGCCAGGCCTTCGCCCACCTCGCGCTCGGGTTCGTCAGCGGTCGTCTGGAGCGGCCGGACGAGGCCGACGCGCATCTGTCGCGCGCCCTGGAGCTGTTCGGTGAGATCGGCGACCTGGCCGGCCGGAGCAGGACCCTCCGCAGGCGCGCCTTCCTGGCCAACGGGCGTGGCCGGCACGAGGACGCCCTCGACCACTACGCCGAGGCGAGCGCCCTGTGCCGTGCGGCCGGGCGGCGCAACGACGAGGCCGGCATCGCCAACGAGGTCGGCTGGACGTACATCCTGATGGGCAAGTACGAGGACGCCCTGACCGAGTGCGGCCACGCGGTCTCGGCCCACCGGGAGACGGGCGACCGCAACGGCGAGGCCGCCGCCCTGGACAGCCTCGGCTACGCCCATCACCATCTGCGCGACCACGACCGGGCGTTGGAGTGCTACGAGCAGGCGCTGAGCCTGTACCGGGAGATCCGCGACCGCTATCTGGAGGCCGACACCCTGGTGCACATCGGCGACACCCATCGCGCGGCCCACCAGGACACCCGGGC from Streptomyces sp. NBC_01478 includes the following:
- a CDS encoding AfsR/SARP family transcriptional regulator produces the protein MRTRFAVLGPVRAWRGDTELALGPPKQRALLALLLTEAGHPVAVHEIVDALWGQEPPDSAVNVVQRHVGALRRLLEPDLPAGGESRWLVRGSGGYRLEVDPDDLDLLRFRALRRQAAQDGRPPTATGLLIEALALWRGPAASGIAAEVRSHPAFAALDGEHLAAVKEAAELALEAGPGLGARVLVTLRQAAAQHPLDEGLQARLILVLAATGHQAEALDVHRTVRTRLADELGVQPGPELQAALQRVLGHDRALRAATPSGDARPVEEAEEDADGAARPDSVATIRPAQLPVDLPAFTGRRSELAHVQKLLLASDAPASTVVISAIGGMAGVGKTTLAVHWAHSVADRFPDGQLYVNLRGFHPSGSIMSAAEAIRSFLDAFGVPGQRIPAGLDAQAALYRSLLADRRVLIVLDNARDTEHVRPLLPGAPGCLVVVTSRNQLYGLVAGEGAHSLTLDVLTETEAREFLSRRLGAERIENEPDAVAEIITLCGRLPLALAVVSARAVVYPAFPLASIAAELSDSEDSLDAFAGEAPAADARSAFSWSYQLLSPAAARVFRLFALHPGPDCSLAAAASLVGLRVGQVRPVMAELARAHLISEPLPGRYGCHELLRAYAAELGRTQDTAQELDTARRRMLDHYLHSAHAADSLLMPTRDRVQLRPHAAGVTVPRLPDRAAAAAWLEANRSVLLAAIEQDARHGGGEHSWQLASVLELHLDRGGRWPEQLDAQTTAVEAAQRLGDIPGQAFAHLALGFVSGRLERPDEADAHLSRALELFGEIGDLAGRSRTLRRRAFLANGRGRHEDALDHYAEASALCRAAGRRNDEAGIANEVGWTYILMGKYEDALTECGHAVSAHRETGDRNGEAAALDSLGYAHHHLRDHDRALECYEQALSLYREIRDRYLEADTLVHIGDTHRAAHQDTRAALAWREALGILDEIGHPDAEQVRRRLTDLTDPDRPPRQ